The genomic region GGATAATACCGAAAGACTCTTTACAATATTCTCCCTGGCATTTTTGAGATAGTGGATAGAACATATCGTATATTCGTATGTCAGGCGGGTCTTCTCTTTTATCCCCTTAGGTGTTATCAGATACTTGATGCGATTCTTGGGAATTGTAGTAATCTTTATGTAACCCTTTTTAACAAGGCGCTTTATTAGTGCATTGGTTAAACCTAACGCTACGCCAAGACGGGTAGATAGTTTTCTCTGTGTTAATGTGCTGTCTTGGGATATCTCATTGAGGAGTCTCAGGGTAACTTCATCATCCTTGCTGAAGTTATTATCCGGGGAGTTGTTCATGCCATGAACAATATCACAGTTAAAATCAAAAGTCAAGCATTTTGTTCATTTGATGAACATTACCTCACTGTTTAATAGATTACTATATTTCTTACTCTTTCTCTATAAATTTAATAATTTCTGGAACGATTATATCAAGAAATTCTGAAGGGCTAAGTATTTTGAGTGAATATCTTCCCTTTCTTTTTTAGTCTTACAAAGTCTTTTTTATCTCCAGTCACAAGAAAATCTGCATTACTCATAACCGCTGAAGCAAGGACTGGCGCATCCTTATCAGAGATATGGTCAGAAAATTTGTTTACATCTTCTACTGAAGGAAGTTCGATAATTTTAAGACTTAACTTAGTGAGGTATTCCTTGTATATAGGAATAACATCGGGCATTTTCTTAGTTAAATTTCTTTCAATTTCAATAATGTTGTATCGCCCTGTCATCCCTATAAGAAATGGAAGATTG from Nitrospirota bacterium harbors:
- a CDS encoding winged helix-turn-helix transcriptional regulator; this encodes MNNSPDNNFSKDDEVTLRLLNEISQDSTLTQRKLSTRLGVALGLTNALIKRLVKKGYIKITTIPKNRIKYLITPKGIKEKTRLTYEYTICSIHYLKNARENIVKSLSVLSKKGVNDVLFCGDGEMAELVHISLGECNLNLVGVIDDKKVGKSFHGHKISDFDDIDKLKFDAIIITSDRDEEGYYNKLIEQHVDQDKIWRIQWGWK
- a CDS encoding putative toxin-antitoxin system toxin component, PIN family translates to MKKPIEEKAVRVFLDSNVILSGLFSDKGAPRIILDILSLNLPFLIGMTGRYNIIEIERNLTKKMPDVIPIYKEYLTKLSLKIIELPSVEDVNKFSDHISDKDAPVLASAVMSNADFLVTGDKKDFVRLKKKGKIFTQNT